GTGCCATTTCTTTTCTCCTAACATTAAATGTAATAACAGATCTAGTTTAGATTTTAAAAAATATGAAACTAGGTGGAATTATGGTTAAAAGGCCGATTTATAAACAGGAGTTTCTAAATACATTTAATTATGCAGACAAGAATTTTGATATTGCTTCCCTTAAAAATCTGATTGAACAATCTTTTGGAGAAAATAATGCATTGGATTTTAAGGAAACATTCGTTAGAGAGGACCAAATTGCAAAATTAATAATTGCAATGGCGAATTCTGGTGGAGGATCAATTATTTTTGGCGTAAATGATGATAATCATCCAGTAGGAATCCTCAAAGAAGAGCTAAAGGATCCAACTGATTTTCAAAGAAAATTAAATGGCTATTTACCTTCCATGTTAATTTATCATCTTCAACAGATTGATTACGACGAGAATGAAATGTACGGATATTTCAGTGGTAAAACCTTCTTCATCATTTATATCCCCGAGCAAAATCGATATATCCCTTTTATTGCTAAAAGAGGCTCCGATAAATTATTTACTGATAAAATTTATATTCGAAAAAATACTTCAAACGAAACTGCCACAAACGATGACTTAGAAATTATTTTTAGAAAAAGGCTCATTGAACAATACGAGGACTTATCAAATATGAGTCTAAATGAGCATATGGAACAATTAAAGATCCTTTATCGAATAGCTGCAATTAGTGGTGATACAAATAAAAACCAAAAGAGTTATAAAGATGATTTTAGTGAATTTATTGCCAAAATGATTGAGAAGAAGAAGCGGAAGATTGAGATCGTTTTGGAGGTTAGTAATATTGAGTGATTGGTAGTAAGGATAGAATAAAATGCAGAAATTATAGGAATGAAGATAGAACCGAAAGTATTGGTTTATCTTGCATTCCTTTTTTTATTTAATATTTTTAAAAAATTACTTGTTATAAGTATTTTCTATATAATCAGCATTTCTTAAATCTTTCTCTACTTTCTCAATTTCTTTATCTGAATTTGAGTATCTTATATATTTTGATTTCTTCGTTTTTTTATAAAAGCAATCTATTTTAATAGTATTATTTACTTCATAAATTAGATTGATATATTTACCTTTTTTATAGACCGCAATTACAATGTCAGAGCGTTTTATTTTTTCAGTACTTTTTATTTTTATTTCATTTTGTAAATAATCTTTTTCAAGTTCTATTACCTGATTTATCTCGTGATCATACTTATTTTTATCATTACAAGCAGAAAGAGAAACTATAAAAAGTATTGTAGCAAATAAAACTAAAATTCTCATCTTCATATAAACCACTCCTTGTTATTGTAATAAATCTTTAAAAAAGATATGACATTTATTTGAATTAACTAATAACTCAACTGATTATATATTAATATACTAAAATGTTAAATATGCACAATATTTACATTTAATTGAAATGGAGGAAGTTAAATGAAAAAAAATAAGTAGTTTGTATTTACTTATATTGGGAGTCTTTGTATTATTTTTTCCTATTAAGCAAGGCATATGTACTAAAGAGTAACAAAGTCTCACACCCGAAAGATGCATATTATTGGATTGAAAGTGAATTTAGTACTTACGGGCTGAAATCAGAAATTAAAAGAGGATTGACTGCATGGAACTCGCTTCCAGAAATTCAAATTACTAAGGAAGTGACTCAGTTAGGGGGAGCTGATGTGAAAATGGAATATGTAAATAGTTTATATGGAGATGTTTATGCAGTTCATAGAACTCAGGGGAATATTACATTTTATAAAAATTGGCGTACAGACCTAAATTCTACAAAAAGAAAAGAAACAGCAGTACATGAAGTAGGGCATGCGCTTGGTCTAGATCATACACAGAGTAAAAATAATTCAATTTCAGTAATGAGGAAACTAGATTTTAATAATAAGGATTATCCTTTATCAGATGATATTGCCGGTTTTAAAGCAAAATACTAATCTTAAATTGAAAGAGGTGATGTTATTTGAAAATTAGTAACACTAAATTTTTTAAGTATCTTAGTGATAAGGTTATAAAAAGAGTAAAAATGATAAAGAAATTAAAAACGGTAATATTATTTAAGTACTGACTATGTTTATATTAAAATATTGGGTGACGAATTGATAGGAAAACAAGGATTGGCACTTAACAAAACAAATTGTTAAGTGTCTTATTTATCTGCTTTTAGAAGCATAGGAGCAATTTATAATAGCTAATTAGTAATGGGTATATGTTTTCTCTTTTGATACTGTTTTGTGACTTATTAATAGGTTTATTTAACTGGATAAAAATTTGAAAAGTAAATAAATAGTCATTTTTTTTGTGAAAATTAGTGGGTTAATTTCATTCGAAAATGATTAGAAAAATTAGGGTATTTTAATAAAAAGCTAATAAATCAAGGCCAGAATAACCCAATTGACCGATAATTGAATATTCTTTATATTTTGATATTGTAGAGTGCTTTTTAAGAAGTGGTTTGGATATGAACGATTAAAATCGATTTTAATAGATTCATATGAGAAGTCGCTTTTTTTATTTTATTAGAATAGGAGAGTGTAAGATGACAGGAAAGCCTAGGTTAAATAAGTATGTTACTGCGATGATGACGACAGCTCTTATTGCTGTTCCGACTTTTCAAGCGTTAGCTGCCGGGACAAGCAATAATGTTTCCAATTTAACAAATAGTAGTGCTGTAGAAACGAAACTTCAAGGGATTAACGCAAAAGCAAGTACAGGGAAGCATGTGATTACTCTTATTACAGGTGATGTAGTAACTGTAACAGAGTTTGCAGATGGACAAAGTGTGACCAGTGTTGAGCCAGCGGATAAAACTGAAGGTGGTTCACATATCATGACGGTTAATAAGGATACATATGTTATTCCAAAACAAGCGATGCCTTACTTAGCTTCTGGTGCATTAGATCGAAATCTATTCAATATCACAGCACTTATAGCAGATGGATATGATGATGCGTCTCAAAAGACATTACCTGTTATCGTACAATATTCAGAGGCTAAAACTCGCTCAAGCGTGAAGCCTACCTTAAAAGCTTCAAAGAAAACACATGAACTTGAAAGTATAAATGGGGCAGCGCTTTCTACAGATAAGAAGGATTCGAAAGAGTTTTGGCAAGATGTTAAGAAAAATATAAAATCTGCGGATTCTACCAAATCTACAAAGTCATTAGTTACACCTGGAATTGAAAAAATTTGGTTAGATGGACGTGTGAAGGCAACGCTTGAGCAAAGTGTTCCACAAGTTGGGGCACCTACTGCTTGGAATGCCGGTTACAACGGAAGTGGTGTGAAAGTAGCGGTTCTTGACACAGGGATTGATGCCCAGCATCCAGATGTAGCTGGTCAAATAAAAGAAACAAAAAGCTTTGTTCCAGATCAAGATGTACGCGATTTCCATGCACATGGTACTCATGTTGCATCAACTGTACTAGGAACAGGGGCAGCTTCAGGTGGAAAATATAAAGGTGTTGCACCAGGAGCAAGTCTATTAGTAGGAAAAGTGTTAAACAATGAAGGATATGGACTTGATTCTTGGATTATTGATGGTATGGAGTGGGCTGCACATAATGCCAAAATTGTCAGCATGAGCATAGGAAGCGATGAGTCAAGTGATGGCACAGACCCGATGGCACAAGCGGTTAATAATTTAAGTGCTGAAACAGGCTCTCTGTTTGTTATAGCGGCTGGTAATACAGGTCGTGAAGGAATCGGTTCTCCTGGATCAGCAGATGCGGCACTTACAGTTGGTGCAGTTGATAAATCAGATAATCTTGCTTACTTTTCATCAAGAGGTCCACGTTTTGGTAGTGAAGGATTAAAGCCTGATCTGACAGCACCAGGTGTAAATATTACTGCTGCACGATCTCAATATTCAACTCAAGGAAGTGGATCTTATCTTTCGATGAGTGGTACGTCGATGGCTACGCCACACGTGGCAGGAGCAGCTGCGATTCTTTCCCAACGCCATCCTGATTGGACAGGCGCACAGCTGAAAGATGCATTAATGAGTACAACTAAAAAATTAGATGAAATTAAGCCTTTAGAAGGTGGAACTGGTCGTCTTGATGTTGCAGCAGCGACTCTTGGTGATTTACGTGCGACAGGTTCACTTGATTTTGGTTTCTATGCTTGGCCTCATGAAAATGATGGATTGAAAGAGAAAACAATTACTTACAATAACGACAGTGATAAGGCTGTGACGTTAGATCTATCAGCGAAAATTACTAATAATAGCGATGCAGATGCACCTGCTGGTTTATTTAAACTTTCGACGAACAAAGTAACTGTACCGGCAAAAGGTAGTGCAAAAGTTACTGTTACGCTTGATCCGAACGTAGGTGCTAATGGACAACGTTATCAAGGTCAGATTTCTGCAAATATTGATGGTAAAACAGTTGTGCATACTTCACTAGCTATGATTAAAGAAGAGGAAAGATATCCATTAACGTTAAAAGCAATTGGACGTGACGGTAACCCTACTTTGGCGTATATTAATTTACTTGGCCCAGATGGTGTTCCGAATTTTATTGCAGTTAACGGTACAACAGAATTACGTCTAAAACCAGGAACTTATTCTGCAATGTCAATGATGGATGTTGATACTGACACTGATCACGCTGGCGTTGCACTTTTAGGAAATCCTGAAATTAATTTAGATGGTCCTCAAACTGTTACATTAGATGCACGTAAAGCAAATGAAGTTACAGCAAACGTACCAAACAAAACAGAAGCAAGTTTTAGAAAAATGGAATATTACCGTGAAATTGATGGCAGCAATGTTGGTGACATCTATGTGATGCCGGTGACAGTAGATAAGATGTATGCTGAGCCAATTAAGAAAGTTAAAAATGGAAAATTTACATTTAACACGCGCTGGAGATTGATTGAACCATACATGACAATTAATTTCAAAGGCAATGAGTTAGATGATATTCCACAAGCTGGAAGTACATTATTAGATGGAAAATATAATTTAGATGCTGTTTATGTAGGTAAAGGGGCGCAAGCAGATTATAAGGGATTAAATGTTAAAGGTAAGGCTGTTATCGTTGATCGAAGTGATGAAGTAACTGGTATGGAGCGCTCTGCAGCAGCATATGCAGCAGGTGCAAAACTAGTTATTACTGTAAACGATGGACCAGAAGAGATTAGTGAATATGTTGGAGTCGTAAATGAAGATTGGTCACTTTCAGATTCTCCAATTTCAGTTGTTGCAATCAGTCAAACAGAAGGTAAACAACTGATTGAGGCTACGAAGTCCAAAAAGGTAACACTGGATGTAAAAGGTACTCCTAATACGAAATACGTTTATGATCTTGTTGATAACCATGACAATGCAATTCCAAAAGACGTAACTTACTCACCTAAAGCAAGTGACCTTGTAAAAATTAATGCTGAATACAAATCAGATCAACCTACAGCGGGTGGTGAATTCCGTTGGGATATTCCATCATACCGACCAAATGGAGTAGGTTTCCAATTTAAATTAAATCTACCATCAGTTCGAACTGAATGGGTTTCAGCTCAAAAAGGAACTTCTTGGTATCATGAAGCTAGTATGCTAGATGCAGCTTGGGAAGTACGTCAACCAGTAGCAACATACAAACCAGGACAAACATTAGATGAAGAGTGGTTCTCACCAGTTGCTCGTCCTCGTTTAGGTGATGGCTTCTGGAAACCTTATCGCACAGGAAACAACTTAGTTATAAATATTCCAGCATGGGCTGATTCTGGAGTAGGAAACACTGGCTCAGAAACTAATTATCCGGGTGCACAAACATTAAAACTATACCAAGGATCAAAACTAGTAAAAGAAGCGAAAGGACAAGCAATCTACTCATTTAACGAATACCCAACTGCAAATACGCAGTATAAAGTAGTT
This genomic interval from Gottfriedia acidiceleris contains the following:
- a CDS encoding AlbA family DNA-binding domain-containing protein — translated: MVKRPIYKQEFLNTFNYADKNFDIASLKNLIEQSFGENNALDFKETFVREDQIAKLIIAMANSGGGSIIFGVNDDNHPVGILKEELKDPTDFQRKLNGYLPSMLIYHLQQIDYDENEMYGYFSGKTFFIIYIPEQNRYIPFIAKRGSDKLFTDKIYIRKNTSNETATNDDLEIIFRKRLIEQYEDLSNMSLNEHMEQLKILYRIAAISGDTNKNQKSYKDDFSEFIAKMIEKKKRKIEIVLEVSNIE
- a CDS encoding matrixin family metalloprotease, producing MYYFFLLSKAYVLKSNKVSHPKDAYYWIESEFSTYGLKSEIKRGLTAWNSLPEIQITKEVTQLGGADVKMEYVNSLYGDVYAVHRTQGNITFYKNWRTDLNSTKRKETAVHEVGHALGLDHTQSKNNSISVMRKLDFNNKDYPLSDDIAGFKAKY
- a CDS encoding S8 family serine peptidase, whose protein sequence is MTGKPRLNKYVTAMMTTALIAVPTFQALAAGTSNNVSNLTNSSAVETKLQGINAKASTGKHVITLITGDVVTVTEFADGQSVTSVEPADKTEGGSHIMTVNKDTYVIPKQAMPYLASGALDRNLFNITALIADGYDDASQKTLPVIVQYSEAKTRSSVKPTLKASKKTHELESINGAALSTDKKDSKEFWQDVKKNIKSADSTKSTKSLVTPGIEKIWLDGRVKATLEQSVPQVGAPTAWNAGYNGSGVKVAVLDTGIDAQHPDVAGQIKETKSFVPDQDVRDFHAHGTHVASTVLGTGAASGGKYKGVAPGASLLVGKVLNNEGYGLDSWIIDGMEWAAHNAKIVSMSIGSDESSDGTDPMAQAVNNLSAETGSLFVIAAGNTGREGIGSPGSADAALTVGAVDKSDNLAYFSSRGPRFGSEGLKPDLTAPGVNITAARSQYSTQGSGSYLSMSGTSMATPHVAGAAAILSQRHPDWTGAQLKDALMSTTKKLDEIKPLEGGTGRLDVAAATLGDLRATGSLDFGFYAWPHENDGLKEKTITYNNDSDKAVTLDLSAKITNNSDADAPAGLFKLSTNKVTVPAKGSAKVTVTLDPNVGANGQRYQGQISANIDGKTVVHTSLAMIKEEERYPLTLKAIGRDGNPTLAYINLLGPDGVPNFIAVNGTTELRLKPGTYSAMSMMDVDTDTDHAGVALLGNPEINLDGPQTVTLDARKANEVTANVPNKTEASFRKMEYYREIDGSNVGDIYVMPVTVDKMYAEPIKKVKNGKFTFNTRWRLIEPYMTINFKGNELDDIPQAGSTLLDGKYNLDAVYVGKGAQADYKGLNVKGKAVIVDRSDEVTGMERSAAAYAAGAKLVITVNDGPEEISEYVGVVNEDWSLSDSPISVVAISQTEGKQLIEATKSKKVTLDVKGTPNTKYVYDLVDNHDNAIPKDVTYSPKASDLVKINAEYKSDQPTAGGEFRWDIPSYRPNGVGFQFKLNLPSVRTEWVSAQKGTSWYHEASMLDAAWEVRQPVATYKPGQTLDEEWFSPVARPRLGDGFWKPYRTGNNLVINIPAWADSGVGNTGSETNYPGAQTLKLYQGSKLVKEAKGQAIYSFNEYPTANTQYKVVSDAWRDPQRFDNSVKTHTEWTFWSKEQEEYQTELPLISLDYNVETDMKGNAKPGRWIDLGMKAIQVDGAPGNGKLKGATLEVSYDEGKSWELVDLNREKDGWKARIENRKNASSVSLRASAWDDAGNSVNQDIIKAFGLK